CAGCGGGAGCTGTAAGGCGGCCAGCGCGAAGGCCGGAAGTGGGCGTGTCCGTCCGGCGGGGGCGTGTCCGCGGGTGCGGCCGGGGGGCGGTGGAGGCTAGTCAGGCCGCTGCTGCGCGCGAGGAGCTTGAGGAGGGGCTGGCCGCGTCGTTCCGGAGCCGGCCAGGTGCGCGGCCGCGGATGGAGGGTCCAGTGGAGTGCGGGGCCCGGGACCAGGCCGAGCTAGAGCAGCCCGTCGGCGGCGCCCTGGGCGGGACGCACGACCAGCGCGCCCGCGGCCGCTTCAGGGAGCCGGGGCACTCGGCGGCAGACCCCGCCGACCCCTCCGACCCCGCGGACGGCGCCCCGAGCGCGCCCCCGGGGAGGCGGCCCCGCGGCGGCCCCGCGGAAGAGGGCGCGCGGCCCGAGGTGCCTGGCGATGCCCCGCGGCCCGGCCGCCCCGCGCCCCGGGAGGCGGCGGGCGGCTCCCCGCAGCTGCggcgcggccccgggggcgcggACGGCTCGGCGGCAGAGGAGGAGGGCGCGGGCGCGCTGACGCTGGACCCGCTGGAGCACGCGTGGATGCTGTCGGCCGCCGACGGCCGCTGGGACAGCCTAGAGGGGCTGCTGGCCTGCGAGCCCGGCCTGCTGGCCAAGCGCGACTTCATCACCGGCTTCACCTGCCTGCACTGGGCGGCCAAGCACGGCCGGCAGGAGCTGCTGGCCCTGCTGGTGCGCTTCGCGGGCCAGCACCGGCTGCCGGTGAACATCAACGCGCGCACAAGCGGCGGCTACACCGCGCTGCACCTGGCGGCCATGCACGGGCACGTGGAGGTGGTGAAGCTACTGGTCGGGGCCTACGACGCGGACGTGGACGTGCGCGACTACAGCGGCAAGAAGCCCTCGCAGTACCTGAGCCCGAGCACCGCAGAGGAGATCCGGACCCTAGTGGGCGCCCTGGACGAGGACGAAGCCGAGAGCGCGGCGGGCAGCGGGGGAGGGCGCTGGAGGCTCTCGAGGGTGCTGCCCTCGACCCTCATCTCCGGCAGGCTCTCGCACGCTCTGGAGGACGGCGgggaccaccaccaccaccaccatcaccatcaccatcacctggCCGAGGGATTGGCTGCGGGCAAAGCGAAGGAGCCGGGTCGCAAAGCCTCGGGCAGCTCTAGTGGGCGGATGAAACCCAGACTCAACAAAATCCGCTTCCGAACCCAGATCATCCACACCACACCCTCTTTCAGAGACCCGGAGCAgcccctggaggagggggaggacgaAGAGGAGGACCGGTCTTTTAAAGGCCACTCATCCTCATTCAAATTGAGACCCAAGTCCAATGTATTCGggtaaaaatgatttcttttagaaCGTTCTAAGACTTGTTTGTCGTCTTAGGAATAGGGTACTAGGTGTACACAAGGAAGTGAGACCAGAAAAGACTGAAGCTAAATGCTGCATTCTGCGGAGTAAGGAGCATTGCACATTCGTATCTGTTTTTAATAGTGGCGACCCTTCCAAGAGCAACAGGAAATGCAAATTGTAATGAAGCTGGTAGTGTTTGTAAGTGTGAACAAACCGACGTACTACCCTGTGTTTTTACTAAttgcatttgttttttaagatgCTACTGAAGGTCAGGTCAGAGTTGAAATGCACAAATACTAATTAGAGAATAATGTGAATACACTTGTGAATCTCCTGGTACCCTACTTGTAAGTAGTGTTCACCTCTTTTCAAAAGCAATTTCAGGGTTTctctggtgtcgcagtggttgagagcccgcctgccgatgcaggggtcgcgggttcgtgcccgcctccgggaagatcccacgtgccgcggagcggctgggcccgtgagccatggccgctgagcctgcgcgtccagagcctgtgccccgcaatgggagaggccaccgcggtgagaggcccacgtacggcatttaaaaaaaaaaaaaaaaaagcaatttcagCTTTGGTCGCTGAACTAAAGAAGTACGCAACATTCACTTTTGAGTTAATCTGTTGTGTGGTTTCCTCTTAATTCTAATACCACTGCACTTAGTATTAAGGTACATTATTAATAACTacacaaatttttatttaaagaaaacccTTTTAACAACCTAT
This DNA window, taken from Kogia breviceps isolate mKogBre1 chromosome 11, mKogBre1 haplotype 1, whole genome shotgun sequence, encodes the following:
- the SOWAHC gene encoding ankyrin repeat domain-containing protein SOWAHC codes for the protein MEGPVECGARDQAELEQPVGGALGGTHDQRARGRFREPGHSAADPADPSDPADGAPSAPPGRRPRGGPAEEGARPEVPGDAPRPGRPAPREAAGGSPQLRRGPGGADGSAAEEEGAGALTLDPLEHAWMLSAADGRWDSLEGLLACEPGLLAKRDFITGFTCLHWAAKHGRQELLALLVRFAGQHRLPVNINARTSGGYTALHLAAMHGHVEVVKLLVGAYDADVDVRDYSGKKPSQYLSPSTAEEIRTLVGALDEDEAESAAGSGGGRWRLSRVLPSTLISGRLSHALEDGGDHHHHHHHHHHHLAEGLAAGKAKEPGRKASGSSSGRMKPRLNKIRFRTQIIHTTPSFRDPEQPLEEGEDEEEDRSFKGHSSSFKLRPKSNVFG